A genomic segment from Acyrthosiphon pisum isolate AL4f chromosome A3, pea_aphid_22Mar2018_4r6ur, whole genome shotgun sequence encodes:
- the LOC100164737 gene encoding pre-mRNA-splicing factor 38B isoform X2, producing the protein MEVSYENEGYDNDYQSKSKGSILTRKNNTMPVWGNERTMNLNTLILTNIQSSHYFKVNLYELKTYHEVIDEIYYKVQHLEPWEKGSRKTSGQTGMCGGVRGVGAGGIVSTAFCLLYKLFTLKLTRKQVTGLITHCDSPYIRALGFMYIRYTQPPGDLWDWYESFLDDEEEMDVRAGGGQTMTIGNILKSFLFKLEWYSTLFPRIPVPIQQQMEKKMSEKYPPVVEETPRRINIPERNFRDRDDHRNRGDLSDTARPRERNERRERSHRDYRDRDYERKSSNANSRERSPYVSRRDEYKKSSSRSPKYGSSKRRDRDDYKSRSKY; encoded by the exons ATGGAAGTGAGTTACGAAAATGAAG gaTATGACAATGATTACCAGTCTAAATCTAAAGGAAGTATTTTGACTAGAAAGAACAACACTATGCCAGTATGGGGCAATGAACGTACAATGAATTTAAATACcctaattttaactaatattcAATCATCtcattattttaaag taaatttatatgAATTGAAAACGTACCatgaagttattgatgaaatttattataaagtacaaCATCTTGAGCCATGGGAAAAGGGTAGTCGTAAGACCTCTGGACAGACTGGAATGTGTGGCGGT gtcaGAGGAGTTGGTGCCGGTGGGATAGTATCTACAGCGTTCTGTCTTCTGTATAAACTGTTCACATTGAAATTGACTCGCAAGCAGGTAACTGGGCTAATTACCCATTGCGATTCACCTTATATACGTGCTTTGGGTTTTATGTACATCAG gtatACTCAGCCCCCTGGTGATTTATGGGATTGGTATGAATCTTTCTTAGACGACGAAGAG GAAATGGACGTAAGAGCTGGAGGTGGTCAAACAATGACAATTGGCAATATTTTAAAGAGCTTTTTGTTCAAATTAGAATGGTATTCAACACTGTTCCCTAGAATCCCTGTTCCCATTCAG CaacaaatggaaaaaaaaatgagtgaaAAGTATCCTCCAGTAGTTGAAGAAACACCTAGAAGAATTAATATACCTGAAAGGAATTTCAG ggATCGAGACGACCATAGAAATAGAGGAGACTTATCTGACACTGCAAGGCCTCGAGAAAGAAATGAACGTAGAGAAAGATCGCATAGGGATTATCGCGATAGAGATTATGAACGCAAGTCTAGTAATGCAAACTCTCGAGAAAG ATCACCTTATGTAAGTCGAAGAGATGAATATAAGAAAag ttcttCTAGAAGTCCAAAATACGGCAGCAGTAAAAGAAGAGATCGAGATGATTACaa GTCAAGATCAAAATACTGA
- the LOC100164737 gene encoding pre-mRNA-splicing factor 38B isoform X1, protein MEVSYENEGYDNDYQSKSKGSILTRKNNTMPVWGNERTMNLNTLILTNIQSSHYFKVNLYELKTYHEVIDEIYYKVQHLEPWEKGSRKTSGQTGMCGGVRGVGAGGIVSTAFCLLYKLFTLKLTRKQVTGLITHCDSPYIRALGFMYIRYTQPPGDLWDWYESFLDDEEEMDVRAGGGQTMTIGNILKSFLFKLEWYSTLFPRIPVPIQQQMEKKMSEKYPPVVEETPRRINIPERNFSRDRDDHRNRGDLSDTARPRERNERRERSHRDYRDRDYERKSSNANSRERSPYVSRRDEYKKSSSRSPKYGSSKRRDRDDYKSRSKY, encoded by the exons ATGGAAGTGAGTTACGAAAATGAAG gaTATGACAATGATTACCAGTCTAAATCTAAAGGAAGTATTTTGACTAGAAAGAACAACACTATGCCAGTATGGGGCAATGAACGTACAATGAATTTAAATACcctaattttaactaatattcAATCATCtcattattttaaag taaatttatatgAATTGAAAACGTACCatgaagttattgatgaaatttattataaagtacaaCATCTTGAGCCATGGGAAAAGGGTAGTCGTAAGACCTCTGGACAGACTGGAATGTGTGGCGGT gtcaGAGGAGTTGGTGCCGGTGGGATAGTATCTACAGCGTTCTGTCTTCTGTATAAACTGTTCACATTGAAATTGACTCGCAAGCAGGTAACTGGGCTAATTACCCATTGCGATTCACCTTATATACGTGCTTTGGGTTTTATGTACATCAG gtatACTCAGCCCCCTGGTGATTTATGGGATTGGTATGAATCTTTCTTAGACGACGAAGAG GAAATGGACGTAAGAGCTGGAGGTGGTCAAACAATGACAATTGGCAATATTTTAAAGAGCTTTTTGTTCAAATTAGAATGGTATTCAACACTGTTCCCTAGAATCCCTGTTCCCATTCAG CaacaaatggaaaaaaaaatgagtgaaAAGTATCCTCCAGTAGTTGAAGAAACACCTAGAAGAATTAATATACCTGAAAGGAATTTCAG tagggATCGAGACGACCATAGAAATAGAGGAGACTTATCTGACACTGCAAGGCCTCGAGAAAGAAATGAACGTAGAGAAAGATCGCATAGGGATTATCGCGATAGAGATTATGAACGCAAGTCTAGTAATGCAAACTCTCGAGAAAG ATCACCTTATGTAAGTCGAAGAGATGAATATAAGAAAag ttcttCTAGAAGTCCAAAATACGGCAGCAGTAAAAGAAGAGATCGAGATGATTACaa GTCAAGATCAAAATACTGA
- the LOC100164737 gene encoding pre-mRNA-splicing factor 38B isoform X3, whose amino-acid sequence MPVWGNERTMNLNTLILTNIQSSHYFKVNLYELKTYHEVIDEIYYKVQHLEPWEKGSRKTSGQTGMCGGVRGVGAGGIVSTAFCLLYKLFTLKLTRKQVTGLITHCDSPYIRALGFMYIRYTQPPGDLWDWYESFLDDEEEMDVRAGGGQTMTIGNILKSFLFKLEWYSTLFPRIPVPIQQQMEKKMSEKYPPVVEETPRRINIPERNFSRDRDDHRNRGDLSDTARPRERNERRERSHRDYRDRDYERKSSNANSRERSPYVSRRDEYKKSSSRSPKYGSSKRRDRDDYKSRSKY is encoded by the exons ATGCCAGTATGGGGCAATGAACGTACAATGAATTTAAATACcctaattttaactaatattcAATCATCtcattattttaaag taaatttatatgAATTGAAAACGTACCatgaagttattgatgaaatttattataaagtacaaCATCTTGAGCCATGGGAAAAGGGTAGTCGTAAGACCTCTGGACAGACTGGAATGTGTGGCGGT gtcaGAGGAGTTGGTGCCGGTGGGATAGTATCTACAGCGTTCTGTCTTCTGTATAAACTGTTCACATTGAAATTGACTCGCAAGCAGGTAACTGGGCTAATTACCCATTGCGATTCACCTTATATACGTGCTTTGGGTTTTATGTACATCAG gtatACTCAGCCCCCTGGTGATTTATGGGATTGGTATGAATCTTTCTTAGACGACGAAGAG GAAATGGACGTAAGAGCTGGAGGTGGTCAAACAATGACAATTGGCAATATTTTAAAGAGCTTTTTGTTCAAATTAGAATGGTATTCAACACTGTTCCCTAGAATCCCTGTTCCCATTCAG CaacaaatggaaaaaaaaatgagtgaaAAGTATCCTCCAGTAGTTGAAGAAACACCTAGAAGAATTAATATACCTGAAAGGAATTTCAG tagggATCGAGACGACCATAGAAATAGAGGAGACTTATCTGACACTGCAAGGCCTCGAGAAAGAAATGAACGTAGAGAAAGATCGCATAGGGATTATCGCGATAGAGATTATGAACGCAAGTCTAGTAATGCAAACTCTCGAGAAAG ATCACCTTATGTAAGTCGAAGAGATGAATATAAGAAAag ttcttCTAGAAGTCCAAAATACGGCAGCAGTAAAAGAAGAGATCGAGATGATTACaa GTCAAGATCAAAATACTGA
- the LOC100166754 gene encoding ribosomal protein L7Ae-like, with protein MAPKKPSSSKKVGKKAKIAPAPLVSEKPKKVLKQKVVNPLFEKRPRNFGIGQDIQPKRDLSRFVKWPNYIRIQRQKSVLQRRLKIPPPINQFSYAADKATVTQLFKLMEKYRPETAAMKKRRLQKRAEDKIEAKEDTPTKRPNVIRQGINTVVNLVEQKKAQLVIIAHDVDPLELVIYLPALCRKMGVPYCIIKGKWRLGNLVRRKNCTALAITQVDTGDRATLAKLVESIKNNFNERFDEFKRHWGGGVLGAKSACRLAKIEKAKEKELAQKQ; from the exons ATGGCTCCAAAGAAG CCAAGCTCCAGTAAAAAGGTTGGAAAGAAAGCGAAGATCGCCCCAGCACCTCTCGTCAGTGAGAAACCAAAAAAAGTTCTTAAACAAAAGGTTGTTAACCCTTTGTTtgaaaaaagaccaaggaactTTGGAATTG GTCAGGATATTCAACCCAAAAGAGACTTGAGTCGCTTTGTAAAATGGCCAAATTACATTCGTATTCAACGTCAAAAATCTGTTCTTCAAAGAAGGCTCAAAATTCCTCCACCAATCAATCAATTCTCATATGCCGCAGACAAAGCTACTG taacTCAGTTATTTAAACTGATGGAAAAATACAGACCTGAAACAGCTGCTATGAAAAAGAGGAGATTGcag aaaagaGCTGAAGATAAAATAGAAGCAAAGGAAGATACACCAACAAAGCGTCCAAATGTTATTCGTCAAGGAATCAATACAGTTGTAAACCTTGTCGAACAAAAAAAAGCGCAATTAGTTATCATTGCTCATGATGTGGATCCTTTGGAG TTAGTAATATATCTACCAGCATTATGCCGCAAAATGGGAGTCCCTTACTGCATCATTAAGGGCAAATGGAGATTGGGAAACCTTGTTCGTCGTAAGAACTGTACTGCTCTGGCTATTACccaa gttgaTACAGGTGACCGGGCTACTCTAGCCAAACTGGTGGAATCTATTAAGAACAACTTTAACGAACGATTTGATGAATTCAAACGTCATTGGGGTGGTGGTGTTTTGGGTGCTAAATCTGCTTGTCGTCTCGCCAAAATCGAAAAAGCGAAAGAAAAGGAACTGGCGCAAAAACAATAA
- the LOC100164085 gene encoding mediator of RNA polymerase II transcription subunit 22, with protein sequence MSTSMSVTKSYTNRLKSDVKCMLENFEGIVKLCKTEDDQTQISKATRSELIAFEMEVRAANIVRAGESLLKLVSDMKQYLILNDFPSVNEAIAQNSKLFRTKQVECDRKLTSLVDDMSTELYELEEEYYTSNYK encoded by the exons atgtctaCTTCAATGTCTGTCACCAAGTCTTATACAAATCGGTTAAAAAGTGATGTGAAATGTATGCTGGAAAATTTTGAAG gtATTGTAAAACTATGCAAGACTGAAGATGATCAAACACAAATTTCTAAAGCTACTCGAAGCGAATTGATAGCATTTGAAATGGAAGTTAGAGCAGCCAACATCGTTCGTGCTGGTGAATCGCTTTTGAAACTGGTTTCAGATATGAAGCAATATCTTATATTGAATGATTTTCCATCGGTCAATGAAGCCATtgctcaaaattcaaaactttttCGCACCAAACAAGTGGAATGCGATCGCAAACTAACAAGTCTAGTTGATGATATGTCAACAGAACTATATGAACTCGAAGaagaatattatacatcaaattataaataa
- the LOC100168828 gene encoding transport protein SEC22-like, with product MVLLTMIARIPDGLPLAASMQDDEQVGRKLIEYQNQAKLLFKKLNFQSPKQCTIESVPYYFHYLIERDVCYLVLCEKNFSKRSAFSFLEDIAAEFNKLYGRQVSTVSRPYTLIEFDNYIQKAKKNYIDSRVRRNLNSLNNELQDVQRIMVQNIDDVLQRGTVLSELDTKAQNLSILSKKYKKEATNLNLKSMYIKLTVAAVFVILLFLYFYVL from the exons ATGGTTTTGTTAACTATGATAGCAAGAATTCCCGACGGATTACCATTAGCTGCATCTATGCAAGATGACGAACAG GTTGGGAGAAAATTAATTGAGTATCAAAATCAAGCAAaacttctttttaaaaaattaaactttcagTCTCCAAAACAGTGCACAATTGAATCTGTACCGTATTACTTTCA ctatttaattgAAAGAGATGTTTGTTACTTGGTATTGTGtgaaaaaaacttttcaaaacGCTCTGCATTCAGTTTTCTGGAAGACATAGCAGCCGAATTCAATAAGCTGTACGGACGACAAGTATCAACAGTTTCACGGCCTTACACACTAATTGAATTTG ataattacaTTCAAAAagcaaagaaaaattatatagattctAGAGTACGAAGAAatctaaattcattaaataatgaacTTCAAGATGTACAAAGAATAATGGTTCAAAATATTGATGATGTATTACAAAGAGGCACCGTTTTAtcag AACTTGATACAAAAGCacaaaatttatctatattatcgaaaaaatacaaaaaagaagCTACCAATCTCAACCTTAAATCAATGTACATAAAACTTACCGTTGCAGcagtttttgttatattattatttttatatttttatgttctataa